A genomic segment from Polyangium mundeleinium encodes:
- a CDS encoding YkgJ family cysteine cluster protein yields the protein MGDEDFWVLHDQRSGLAYRLGAREWGLLAQADGSRDLEGIVAAASRASAFAKVETLRAFLGALHAAGLLAEGVAPLPEPKTRGASRPLDPLPAFSLACDGRGSCCRLYASVIFRPVEEAYARALLPRVLDAGDHPERAFTPLHGSSACGATSVPIVDGRCAYLDDGGLCRLHAAQGAHVKPLGCQTFPALFVDDGEAVRVAPAVECACVLASALDPRPEGASLVPEGARNSAELDEGILIVELPETVLLTPGKHGTRADLVRFMRAVAEAPAPIDTARALAALATSVETSSLDPAAATRALAAPAPLDAECFRPFFAALAHRASRRARIDATFRAERDLARHAVRWIEATSRALAEDPTLAAPATPTRAHAEAFYLRAGAHAYQLASSDLPLAHALRDRAARLLLARALPLVITPDEARDEPALAHPLALVEATLRGHGLDAYAHDVPGAA from the coding sequence GTGGGCGACGAAGACTTCTGGGTCCTGCACGATCAGCGCTCGGGCCTCGCGTATCGCCTCGGCGCGCGCGAGTGGGGATTGCTCGCGCAGGCCGACGGATCCCGTGATCTCGAAGGCATCGTCGCTGCGGCTTCACGCGCGTCCGCGTTCGCGAAGGTCGAGACGTTGCGCGCGTTCCTCGGCGCTCTTCACGCGGCCGGCCTGCTCGCCGAAGGTGTCGCGCCGCTGCCCGAGCCGAAGACCCGCGGCGCTTCTCGACCGCTCGATCCGCTGCCCGCCTTCTCCCTCGCGTGCGACGGCCGTGGGAGCTGCTGCCGTCTCTACGCCTCCGTGATCTTCCGGCCCGTCGAGGAGGCCTACGCCCGCGCGCTCTTGCCGCGCGTGCTCGACGCCGGGGATCACCCCGAACGCGCGTTCACGCCCCTGCACGGATCCTCCGCCTGCGGCGCGACCTCCGTGCCGATCGTCGACGGCCGCTGCGCCTACCTCGACGACGGCGGCCTCTGCCGCCTGCACGCGGCGCAGGGCGCGCACGTAAAGCCGCTCGGGTGCCAGACATTTCCTGCGCTCTTCGTCGACGATGGTGAAGCCGTGCGTGTCGCGCCTGCCGTGGAGTGCGCCTGCGTGCTCGCGAGCGCGCTCGATCCCCGCCCGGAGGGCGCGTCGCTCGTGCCCGAGGGCGCGCGGAACTCCGCGGAGCTCGATGAGGGCATCCTGATCGTCGAGCTCCCGGAGACGGTGCTCCTCACGCCGGGCAAGCACGGCACGCGCGCCGATCTCGTTCGTTTCATGCGCGCCGTCGCCGAGGCCCCAGCGCCGATCGACACGGCACGCGCGCTCGCGGCCCTCGCGACTTCTGTCGAGACGTCGAGCCTCGATCCCGCGGCCGCAACGCGCGCCCTCGCCGCGCCCGCGCCCCTCGATGCCGAGTGCTTCCGTCCCTTCTTCGCCGCGCTCGCGCATCGCGCCTCCCGCCGCGCTCGCATCGACGCGACCTTCCGTGCCGAGCGTGATCTCGCGCGTCATGCCGTTCGCTGGATCGAGGCCACGTCCCGCGCGCTCGCCGAGGATCCGACCCTCGCCGCACCGGCCACGCCCACGCGCGCCCACGCCGAAGCCTTTTATCTGCGCGCGGGCGCGCACGCCTACCAGCTCGCCTCCAGCGATCTTCCTCTCGCGCATGCGCTCCGCGATCGCGCCGCGCGGCTCCTCCTCGCGCGCGCCTTGCCGCTCGTGATCACGCCGGACGAAGCGCGCGACGAGCCTGCGCTCGCGCATCCGCTCGCCCTTGTCGAGGCGACGCTCCGGGGCCATGGCCTCGACGCGTACGCCCACGACGTGCCGGGCGCGGCGTAA